A genomic segment from Modestobacter roseus encodes:
- a CDS encoding ABC transporter permease, which translates to MSSSEVTTNQKRLRLLSFRNISAIYIFVFIFVVFSLVTPQTFLQEGVWRTLLDAQAITVIAAIGVMIPLVTGSFNLAIGAEVGFAGILVAVLQVKAGIPFAMAIPLTLLAGALVGLVSGLIITKGRIDSFIATLGLSSILLAALAWMSSSQQVVGLQEGFRSIATSRLLGITVPAYVMLVLAFVVWYVLERTPVGRRMYAAGYNPDGARLAGVHVVRLRIGALVAGGAIAAMAGVLLTSRLNTGEPTVGPGLLLPALTAVFLGSTQFKGGRFNVWGTVIAVYVLATGIKGLQLIGGPPWISDLFNGIALLAAVGLSQWEKPSARTGAIRRAFPFGRRQGGDEAEGSAPPAPERAESLTR; encoded by the coding sequence ATGAGCAGCAGCGAGGTGACGACCAACCAGAAGCGGCTCCGGTTGCTGTCGTTCCGGAACATCAGCGCGATCTACATCTTCGTGTTCATCTTCGTGGTGTTCTCGCTCGTGACGCCGCAGACCTTCTTGCAGGAGGGGGTGTGGCGCACTCTCCTGGACGCCCAGGCGATCACCGTCATCGCGGCGATCGGGGTGATGATCCCGCTGGTCACGGGCTCGTTCAACCTCGCCATCGGCGCTGAGGTGGGCTTCGCCGGCATCCTCGTCGCGGTGCTCCAGGTCAAGGCCGGCATCCCGTTCGCCATGGCCATCCCGCTCACCCTGCTGGCGGGGGCCCTCGTCGGCCTCGTCTCGGGACTCATCATCACGAAGGGCCGCATCGACTCGTTCATCGCGACCCTCGGGCTCAGCTCGATCCTGCTCGCGGCTCTGGCATGGATGTCCTCCAGCCAGCAGGTCGTGGGGCTGCAGGAGGGCTTCCGGAGCATCGCGACGAGCAGATTGCTCGGCATCACGGTGCCGGCCTACGTGATGCTCGTGCTGGCGTTCGTCGTCTGGTACGTGCTCGAGCGCACCCCGGTGGGACGCCGGATGTACGCCGCGGGCTACAACCCGGACGGCGCCCGGCTCGCGGGCGTGCACGTGGTCCGCCTCCGCATCGGCGCCCTGGTTGCGGGTGGGGCGATCGCCGCGATGGCCGGTGTGCTGCTGACCTCCAGACTCAACACGGGCGAGCCGACGGTCGGACCCGGCCTGCTGCTGCCCGCGCTGACCGCGGTGTTCCTCGGCTCCACGCAGTTCAAGGGCGGCCGGTTCAACGTGTGGGGGACGGTGATCGCCGTCTACGTGCTCGCCACGGGCATCAAGGGTCTCCAGCTGATCGGGGGGCCGCCCTGGATCAGCGACCTGTTCAACGGCATCGCACTCCTCGCTGCCGTGGGGCTCTCCCAGTGGGAGAAACCGTCTGCCCGCACCGGCGCCATCCGCCGCGCCTTCCCCTTCGGCCGACGTCAGGGAGGCGACGAGGCGGAGGGATCAGCGCCTCCCGCGCCCGAGCGGGCGGAGAGCCTCACCCGGTGA
- a CDS encoding sugar ABC transporter ATP-binding protein: MRATGIVKDFPGLRALDDVSLDVRSGEIVAIVGHNGSGKSTLVKILAGVHTADEGTVSFAGGGDEATELHIIHQDLGLVSEFTAVENLGVGAPGGLAPTRRRHERERARELISRFGEAFDVDLPISRLAPAQRSIIAIARALDGWTHARNVLILDEPTEALHATEVEILVNAVRRVADAGAGVVFISHRLDEVLGIADRVVVLRDGRKVSDVAAVSLDHDALVELVTGAAAHEEESPVDRSPAGDIVLDIAGLRAPGVRGIDLQLRAGEVVGVAGVLGSGRDLLPSLVFGGTRADADHYWLSGTSYPDRTPRESVRRGLAFVAGDRARYGGIRAMNARENMTLPELGSLTGPGGALRSAAEQRLARALVDRYDVRPARPEQAFARFSGGNQQKIVFAKWLRNDPRVLLLEEPTQGVDIGAKQALYAEIDQAAARGTAVLVCSSDAKELVRLCDRVLVMREGQIVAELSGEQLTESELVLQGYGLARATVPPAMRDGEHP; the protein is encoded by the coding sequence ATGCGAGCCACCGGGATCGTCAAGGACTTCCCGGGACTGCGCGCACTCGACGACGTCTCCCTCGACGTGCGCAGCGGCGAGATCGTGGCGATCGTCGGCCACAACGGCTCCGGGAAGTCGACGCTCGTCAAGATCCTCGCCGGTGTCCACACCGCCGACGAGGGCACCGTCTCCTTCGCCGGCGGAGGAGACGAAGCGACCGAACTCCACATCATCCACCAGGACCTGGGACTCGTCTCGGAGTTCACCGCGGTCGAGAACCTCGGGGTCGGTGCACCGGGTGGGTTGGCGCCCACGCGCCGGCGTCATGAGCGGGAACGGGCGCGCGAGCTCATCTCCCGCTTCGGGGAAGCCTTCGACGTCGACCTGCCGATCAGCAGACTCGCACCGGCGCAGCGGTCGATCATCGCGATCGCGCGCGCCCTGGACGGCTGGACGCACGCGAGGAACGTGCTCATCCTCGACGAGCCCACCGAAGCCCTGCACGCCACCGAGGTCGAGATCCTCGTCAACGCCGTGCGCCGGGTCGCCGACGCGGGCGCGGGCGTCGTCTTCATCTCCCACCGCCTGGACGAGGTCCTCGGCATCGCCGACCGCGTCGTGGTGCTCCGAGACGGCCGCAAGGTCTCCGACGTCGCCGCGGTCTCGCTGGACCACGACGCACTCGTCGAGCTGGTGACAGGGGCGGCCGCGCACGAGGAGGAGAGCCCGGTCGACAGATCCCCCGCCGGCGACATCGTGCTCGACATCGCCGGCCTGCGAGCGCCCGGCGTGCGAGGCATCGACCTCCAGCTGCGCGCGGGCGAGGTCGTCGGTGTCGCGGGGGTCCTCGGATCGGGTCGCGATCTGCTGCCCTCCCTCGTGTTCGGCGGCACCAGGGCGGACGCCGACCACTACTGGCTGTCGGGCACGTCCTATCCCGACCGCACCCCGCGGGAGAGCGTCCGCCGCGGCCTGGCGTTCGTGGCCGGCGACCGGGCTCGCTACGGCGGGATCCGCGCGATGAACGCGCGCGAGAACATGACCCTGCCCGAGCTGGGGAGCCTGACGGGACCCGGGGGCGCGCTCCGCTCCGCCGCGGAGCAGCGGCTCGCCCGCGCCCTGGTCGATCGGTACGACGTCCGGCCGGCGCGACCCGAGCAGGCGTTCGCCCGGTTCAGCGGCGGCAACCAGCAGAAGATCGTGTTCGCCAAGTGGCTGCGCAACGACCCGCGGGTGCTGCTGCTGGAGGAACCGACGCAGGGCGTCGACATCGGTGCCAAGCAGGCCCTGTACGCCGAGATCGACCAGGCGGCGGCCCGCGGCACGGCCGTGCTGGTGTGCTCGTCGGACGCCAAGGAACTGGTCCGGCTGTGCGACCGCGTGCTGGTCATGCGCGAGGGGCAGATCGTCGCCGAGTTGTCGGGCGAGCAGTTGACCGAGTCGGAGCTGGTGCTCCAGGGCTACGGACTGGCGCGGGCGACCGTGCCGCCGGCGATGAGAGACGGGGAGCACCCATGA
- a CDS encoding sugar ABC transporter substrate-binding protein: MGTNARSRVTLLAALTAATLGVAGCSSDGGDAGSEGSSGDVVYRDADGECAAEPLEGIDYETASERIAYFEEASTGLPQTEPLPEPVDPSTTVAVLDNGSAVGSIIYAGIEQAAETAGVQLQRIDAGLDAQSVNTAVGSVVESAPDILISPAVDATFFQNHLEALEEAGTTVVYAGNSNAEQFGLLDSHSGRGASLVNGEVLAAAAITFTCGTSTEFVFYRVPEFSFSQVQLEAAEAYLEDTCPDCTLRVVDIPVATMDTTAGDAIVSDLQAHPETDFFITSADQMQIGLKAKQDLAGLDVPGMGQSSLPPNIEQIGSGLQAAGLAVDYNQYSWFMLDEGLRRHQGLEVEYGDWLPWVKAISRVITPATADEYPNGFVAYPGMADDFAALWGK, encoded by the coding sequence ATGGGCACGAACGCCAGATCGCGCGTCACGCTCCTCGCCGCGCTGACCGCGGCGACGCTCGGCGTCGCCGGATGCAGCTCGGACGGCGGGGATGCCGGCAGCGAGGGCAGTTCGGGAGATGTCGTCTACCGGGACGCGGACGGCGAGTGCGCCGCTGAGCCGCTCGAGGGCATCGACTACGAGACAGCGAGCGAGCGCATCGCCTACTTCGAGGAGGCGTCGACCGGGCTGCCGCAGACGGAACCGCTTCCCGAGCCGGTCGACCCGTCCACGACCGTGGCCGTCCTCGACAACGGGTCGGCCGTCGGGTCGATCATCTACGCGGGCATCGAGCAGGCCGCTGAGACCGCCGGGGTGCAGCTCCAGCGGATCGATGCCGGCCTGGACGCCCAGAGCGTGAACACGGCGGTCGGCTCGGTCGTGGAGAGCGCGCCGGACATCCTCATCTCGCCGGCGGTGGACGCGACGTTCTTCCAGAACCACCTGGAAGCGCTCGAGGAGGCCGGCACCACCGTCGTGTACGCGGGCAACAGCAACGCTGAGCAGTTCGGCCTGCTCGACTCGCACTCCGGCAGGGGCGCTTCCCTCGTCAACGGCGAGGTGCTCGCCGCCGCAGCGATCACCTTCACGTGCGGCACCAGCACCGAGTTCGTGTTCTACAGGGTGCCCGAGTTCTCGTTCTCCCAGGTGCAGCTCGAAGCCGCCGAGGCCTACCTGGAGGACACCTGCCCCGACTGCACCCTCCGCGTCGTCGACATCCCCGTCGCGACGATGGACACCACCGCCGGGGACGCGATCGTGAGCGACCTCCAGGCGCACCCGGAGACCGACTTCTTCATCACCTCGGCCGATCAGATGCAGATCGGGTTGAAGGCCAAGCAGGACCTGGCCGGCCTCGACGTGCCCGGCATGGGTCAGTCGTCCCTGCCGCCGAACATCGAACAGATCGGCTCCGGCCTGCAGGCTGCGGGGCTCGCCGTCGACTACAACCAGTACAGCTGGTTCATGCTCGACGAGGGCCTGCGCCGGCACCAGGGCCTCGAGGTGGAGTACGGCGACTGGCTTCCCTGGGTCAAGGCGATCTCGCGGGTGATCACACCCGCGACCGCCGACGAGTACCCGAACGGGTTCGTCGCGTACCCCGGCATGGCGGACGACTTCGCCGCGCTCTGGGGGAAGTAG
- a CDS encoding aminomethyltransferase family protein, with protein MKLLRSSDLGPYVFPGIPAEFTNWRDEARAWKEGVALLEQSYHMTELHLRGREVIPFLSQFAINKFDPFPAKKAKQIVLAGHDGNMIADAILFREDEEFFRVVGAPFASDWLLFNAQDTPFDVTAEKDDNWSVQPHPRDVFRIQVQGPQALALVSEVAGGSVPEVKFFSVGEMTIAGKTVRALRHGMAGTPGFEIYGPWDDQQAVREALEKAGEQYGLRKVGALAYSTTAQESGWMPMPLPAIYHGTEMKAYREWLNAYFLETIGSLGGSLVSDDIRDYYVDPIEVGYGGLVDWNRDFVGRDALREKAANQSRRKVTLVWNDDDVSATITSSLFGDEPGRFLTLPTPMYATFESDAVLDGDRNIGVSQWSAYSANAGHVISEALVDTSLAEPGTELTLLWGEPDSQRRTVDAHQVREIRVTVAPAPYFDKVIKRDQR; from the coding sequence GTGAAGCTGCTCCGCAGCTCCGACCTGGGCCCGTACGTCTTCCCCGGGATCCCGGCGGAGTTCACCAACTGGCGCGACGAGGCGCGGGCGTGGAAGGAGGGCGTCGCACTGCTCGAGCAGAGCTACCACATGACCGAACTCCACCTGCGCGGTCGGGAGGTGATCCCCTTCCTCTCCCAGTTCGCGATCAACAAGTTCGACCCCTTCCCCGCCAAGAAGGCCAAGCAGATCGTCCTGGCCGGCCACGACGGCAACATGATCGCCGACGCGATCCTCTTCCGCGAGGACGAGGAGTTCTTCCGGGTCGTGGGCGCACCCTTCGCCAGCGACTGGCTGCTGTTCAACGCACAGGACACCCCCTTCGACGTCACCGCGGAGAAGGACGACAACTGGTCGGTCCAGCCCCACCCGCGCGACGTCTTCCGCATCCAGGTGCAGGGTCCGCAGGCGCTGGCGCTCGTCAGCGAGGTCGCGGGCGGCTCGGTGCCCGAGGTCAAGTTCTTCTCGGTCGGCGAGATGACCATCGCCGGGAAGACCGTCCGCGCACTGCGCCACGGGATGGCCGGCACCCCGGGCTTCGAGATCTACGGACCGTGGGACGACCAGCAGGCGGTGCGTGAGGCGCTGGAGAAGGCCGGCGAGCAGTACGGCCTGCGCAAGGTCGGGGCCCTGGCGTACTCGACCACCGCGCAGGAGTCCGGGTGGATGCCCATGCCGCTGCCGGCGATCTACCACGGCACCGAGATGAAGGCCTACCGGGAGTGGCTGAACGCCTACTTCCTCGAGACGATCGGGTCGCTGGGCGGCAGCCTGGTCTCCGACGACATCCGCGACTACTACGTCGATCCGATCGAGGTGGGCTACGGCGGGCTGGTCGACTGGAACCGCGACTTCGTCGGCCGCGACGCCCTGCGGGAGAAGGCCGCCAACCAGAGCCGCCGGAAGGTGACCCTGGTCTGGAACGACGACGACGTGAGCGCCACCATCACGTCGTCGCTCTTCGGCGACGAGCCCGGCCGCTTCCTGACCCTGCCCACCCCGATGTACGCCACGTTCGAGTCCGACGCGGTGCTCGACGGTGACCGGAACATCGGGGTCTCCCAGTGGTCCGCCTACTCGGCCAACGCCGGGCACGTCATCTCCGAGGCGCTGGTGGACACGAGCCTCGCCGAGCCGGGAACCGAGCTGACCCTGCTGTGGGGAGAGCCCGACAGCCAGCGGAGGACCGTCGACGCCCACCAGGTCCGAGAGATCCGGGTCACCGTGGCTCCCGCGCCGTACTTCGACAAGGTGATCAAGCGCGACCAGCGGTAG
- the folP gene encoding dihydropteroate synthase, with product MTSTTVSATPAPPVPRQDRCLVMGILNVTPDSFSDGGRYDDHARAIAHGHRMTAAGADYVDVGGESTRPGATRVDAEEELARVVPVIAELARAGIAVSVDTTRARVAAAAVDAGAVLVNDVSGGLADPDMAAVVAGTGVGWVLTHWRGHSADMYSSARYDDVVADVRRELVQRVDDAVSAGVADEQIVLDPGLGFGKLPPHDLTLLRNLDQLTALGLPILVGASRKRFLGAVLAGQDGVAPPAQRRDAATLATSVLAARAGAWGVRVHEVAGSADAVRVVAAVGDREEVDHVPYD from the coding sequence ATGACGTCGACCACCGTCTCCGCCACCCCTGCCCCACCGGTGCCTCGGCAGGACCGGTGCCTGGTGATGGGCATCCTGAACGTGACCCCCGACTCGTTCTCCGACGGTGGCCGCTACGACGACCACGCGCGGGCGATCGCCCACGGCCACCGGATGACCGCAGCCGGGGCGGACTACGTCGACGTGGGCGGGGAGTCCACCCGGCCCGGCGCGACGCGCGTCGACGCCGAGGAGGAGCTCGCTCGCGTCGTCCCCGTGATCGCCGAGCTGGCTCGCGCCGGGATCGCGGTCAGCGTCGACACCACGCGGGCGCGGGTCGCGGCCGCGGCCGTCGACGCCGGCGCCGTCCTGGTCAACGACGTCAGCGGCGGCCTCGCCGACCCGGACATGGCTGCGGTCGTGGCCGGGACCGGCGTGGGCTGGGTCCTCACGCACTGGCGGGGGCACAGCGCGGACATGTACTCCTCGGCGCGCTATGACGACGTCGTCGCCGACGTCCGGCGGGAGCTGGTGCAGCGGGTGGACGACGCCGTGTCGGCCGGCGTCGCCGACGAGCAGATCGTCCTCGACCCGGGCCTCGGCTTCGGCAAGCTGCCGCCGCACGACCTGACCCTGCTGCGGAACCTCGACCAGCTCACCGCTCTCGGCCTCCCGATCCTGGTCGGGGCCTCCCGCAAGCGCTTCCTCGGCGCCGTGCTCGCCGGGCAGGACGGGGTCGCGCCACCCGCCCAGCGTCGCGACGCCGCCACGCTGGCCACCTCGGTACTGGCCGCCCGGGCGGGCGCCTGGGGCGTTCGCGTGCACGAGGTCGCCGGCTCGGCCGACGCGGTACGGGTCGTCGCGGCTGTCGGCGACCGCGAGGAGGTGGACCACGTGCCGTACGACTGA
- a CDS encoding bifunctional folylpolyglutamate synthase/dihydrofolate synthase, with protein sequence MTVPSPRPQSAPDVERALLRRWPESRLEPSLERMRAVMRAVGDPQDEVPVIHVTGTNGKTSTARIIDDLLRAGGLRVGRYTSPHLQSVRERIVLAGRPIDAGRFVDVHRRLEPAFGDVDGSSTTPLSFFEAITAMAFQAFAEDGLDVVVLEVGMGGAWDATNVADGRVAVVTPISLDHTEHLGPDEAAIAAEKAGIIKPGAVAVLAEQPAAAMPVLLERAASIGATVVHAGVDERVVRRTPDPDGQELDVRVQQGVHRGLRLPLLGRHQAGNTAVALVAAEAFLSSRGQQLDTGTVRAALAAVRSPGRLERVRTAPHVWVDASHNPAGMAVTAAAVRELSPPPHLIVVIAALADKDVRGMLRALRGTAAEVIVTENTSPRGMAAEDLGRLAAEELGPDRVVVERALPRALARAGERAVDHDGPAAVLVTGSVVTAGEARSLLDEGLR encoded by the coding sequence ATGACCGTCCCGTCACCCCGCCCCCAGTCCGCACCCGACGTCGAGCGCGCGCTCCTGCGGCGGTGGCCCGAGAGCCGGCTCGAGCCGTCGCTGGAGCGGATGCGCGCCGTCATGCGCGCTGTCGGGGATCCCCAGGACGAGGTGCCGGTGATCCACGTGACCGGGACGAACGGCAAGACGAGCACTGCGCGGATCATCGACGACCTGCTCCGCGCCGGTGGACTGCGCGTGGGGCGCTACACCAGCCCTCACCTGCAGTCCGTCCGCGAGCGGATCGTGCTGGCCGGCCGGCCGATCGACGCCGGCCGGTTCGTCGACGTCCATCGCCGGTTGGAGCCGGCCTTCGGCGACGTGGACGGCTCCAGCACCACGCCGCTGTCGTTCTTCGAGGCGATCACCGCCATGGCCTTCCAGGCCTTCGCCGAGGACGGCCTGGACGTCGTGGTGCTCGAGGTCGGCATGGGTGGCGCGTGGGACGCGACGAACGTCGCAGATGGTCGGGTCGCCGTCGTCACCCCGATCTCGCTCGACCACACCGAGCACCTGGGGCCCGACGAGGCCGCGATCGCGGCGGAGAAGGCGGGCATCATCAAACCCGGGGCGGTGGCCGTGCTCGCCGAACAGCCCGCCGCGGCGATGCCCGTGCTGCTCGAACGGGCGGCGTCGATCGGCGCCACCGTGGTGCACGCCGGCGTCGATGAGCGCGTCGTGCGGCGCACCCCCGACCCCGATGGGCAGGAGCTCGACGTCCGGGTCCAGCAGGGCGTGCACCGGGGGCTGCGGCTGCCGCTCCTCGGCCGCCACCAGGCGGGCAACACCGCTGTCGCCCTCGTCGCAGCTGAGGCGTTCCTGTCCTCCCGAGGTCAGCAGCTGGACACCGGAACCGTGCGTGCGGCGCTCGCAGCCGTCCGCTCGCCGGGGCGTCTGGAACGGGTTCGCACGGCCCCGCACGTGTGGGTCGACGCCTCGCACAACCCCGCGGGCATGGCGGTGACGGCAGCGGCCGTCCGGGAGCTGTCTCCCCCGCCGCACCTGATCGTGGTGATCGCTGCCCTGGCGGACAAGGACGTCCGGGGGATGCTGCGCGCCCTCCGCGGAACAGCCGCGGAGGTGATCGTCACCGAGAACACCTCCCCACGCGGGATGGCAGCCGAGGACCTGGGCCGCCTGGCCGCCGAGGAACTGGGTCCCGACCGGGTGGTCGTCGAGCGGGCCCTGCCTCGCGCGCTCGCCCGGGCCGGGGAGCGGGCCGTCGATCACGACGGTCCTGCTGCCGTGCTGGTGACCGGCAGCGTCGTCACGGCCGGAGAAGCACGCAGTCTGCTGGACGAGGGACTCCGATGA
- the folD gene encoding bifunctional methylenetetrahydrofolate dehydrogenase/methenyltetrahydrofolate cyclohydrolase FolD, producing the protein MTAEIIDGRAVAQQVREEVAKGVAELVAAGGTAPGLATVLIGDDPASEVYVRSKRRACVAAGMVDLHRHLPGDVPQHEAAALLDELAADPAVSGILLQLPTPGHLDAEALLTRIPAEKDVDGLTTANAGLLAQGRPGLRPCTPSGVIELLDRHGVPLSGAHAVVIGRSVLVGKPMAQLLLERNATVTICHSRTRDLAAECRRADVLVVAAGIPSLVGADAVKPGATVIDVGIHRGEHGLTGDVQYDAVAEVAGTITPVPGGVGPMTIAMLLANTLTAARVQQSTGRR; encoded by the coding sequence GTGACCGCAGAGATCATCGACGGCAGGGCCGTCGCGCAGCAGGTCCGCGAGGAGGTGGCGAAGGGCGTGGCCGAGCTGGTCGCCGCCGGCGGCACCGCCCCCGGTCTGGCCACCGTGCTCATCGGCGACGACCCCGCCAGCGAGGTCTACGTCCGCAGCAAGCGCCGCGCCTGCGTCGCCGCCGGCATGGTCGATCTGCACCGGCACCTGCCCGGGGACGTCCCCCAGCACGAGGCGGCAGCGCTGCTCGACGAGCTGGCTGCTGATCCGGCCGTCTCCGGGATCCTGCTGCAGCTCCCCACGCCCGGGCACCTGGACGCCGAGGCACTGCTCACCCGCATCCCGGCGGAGAAGGACGTCGACGGGCTCACCACCGCCAACGCCGGTCTGCTGGCGCAAGGGCGGCCCGGCCTGCGCCCGTGCACCCCGTCCGGGGTGATCGAGCTGCTGGACCGCCACGGCGTGCCGCTGTCCGGGGCGCACGCGGTGGTGATCGGCCGCTCGGTGCTCGTCGGCAAGCCGATGGCCCAGCTGCTGCTCGAGCGCAACGCCACGGTGACCATCTGCCACTCCCGCACCCGCGACCTGGCCGCCGAGTGCCGCCGCGCCGACGTCCTCGTGGTCGCCGCCGGCATCCCCTCCCTCGTGGGCGCCGACGCGGTGAAGCCGGGCGCCACCGTCATCGACGTGGGTATCCACCGCGGCGAGCACGGCCTCACCGGTGACGTCCAGTACGACGCCGTCGCCGAGGTGGCCGGCACGATCACCCCCGTCCCCGGCGGTGTCGGCCCGATGACGATCGCCATGCTGCTGGCCAACACCCTCACCGCCGCCAGGGTCCAGCAGAGCACCGGACGGCGATGA
- the purU gene encoding formyltetrahydrofolate deformylase, with protein sequence MTTAPPTTAGPSTPSLPSTVSSAHDGDHGRLLIHCADRPGIVSAIGTFLAGAGANIVTLDQFSTAEGGGTFFQRTEFHLPGLTATREELERSFAATVADEFDMQFTLTEARKPKRVAIMVSKTDHCVLDLLWRNRRGELDMNVVMVISNHPDLATDVRSFGVPFFHVPATRDNRAEAEARILDLLRGNVDLVVLARYMQIITPTFLEGVGAPLINIHHSFLPAFIGAGPYAKARERGVKLIGATAHYVTADLDEGPIIEQDVVRVDHRQDTPDLVRMGADVERAVLSRAVRWHLEDRVAVHGNTTIVF encoded by the coding sequence ATGACCACCGCACCCCCCACGACGGCCGGCCCGTCCACCCCCTCGCTGCCGAGCACGGTCAGCAGCGCCCATGACGGCGACCACGGCCGGTTGCTCATCCACTGCGCTGACCGGCCCGGGATCGTCTCGGCGATCGGCACGTTCCTGGCCGGGGCGGGGGCCAACATCGTCACCCTCGACCAGTTCTCCACCGCCGAGGGAGGTGGGACGTTCTTCCAGCGGACCGAGTTCCACCTGCCCGGGCTCACCGCCACCCGCGAGGAGCTCGAGCGCTCCTTCGCCGCCACCGTGGCCGACGAGTTCGACATGCAGTTCACCCTCACCGAGGCCAGGAAGCCCAAGCGGGTGGCGATCATGGTCTCCAAGACCGACCACTGCGTGCTGGACCTGCTGTGGCGCAACCGCCGCGGCGAGCTGGACATGAACGTGGTCATGGTGATCAGCAACCACCCCGACCTGGCCACCGACGTCCGCTCCTTCGGCGTGCCGTTCTTCCACGTGCCGGCCACCAGGGACAACCGGGCCGAGGCCGAGGCCCGGATCCTGGACCTGCTGCGGGGCAACGTCGACCTGGTGGTCCTGGCCCGCTACATGCAGATCATCACCCCGACCTTCCTGGAGGGCGTCGGCGCGCCGCTGATCAACATCCACCACTCGTTCCTGCCCGCCTTCATCGGTGCCGGGCCCTACGCCAAGGCCAGGGAACGCGGCGTGAAGCTCATCGGCGCCACCGCCCACTACGTGACCGCCGACCTCGACGAGGGCCCGATCATCGAGCAGGACGTCGTCCGGGTGGACCACCGGCAGGACACCCCCGACCTGGTCCGGATGGGTGCCGACGTCGAGCGCGCCGTCCTCTCCCGCGCGGTGCGCTGGCACCTGGAGGACCGCGTCGCCGTCCACGGCAACACCACGATCGTCTTCTGA
- a CDS encoding methylenetetrahydrofolate reductase, which yields MSRALSVRDPVFRASLKQVFQAMGYEVIPFKKTEESVLANVPREVPLTVTASPAKGQDATVELAVSLVGHGYTVAPHLSAQQVRDRAHLADVVARCREAGITDVFVVGGDRADTPTQFTDALSLLRALHELDHGFTEIGIGGHPEGHPEVGPDVLFQALEDKASMATHIKTQIVFDPKVILAWARELKRRRIDLPVHVGVPGAVTRQKLLRVSGGLGIGESAKFLKKQQNLFWRFFVPGGYSPDTIIRGLAPHIGKPDNAIAGFHVFTFNDLEPTEAWRTRTLQNLS from the coding sequence ATGAGCCGCGCCCTCTCCGTCCGGGACCCCGTGTTCCGGGCCTCGCTGAAGCAGGTCTTCCAGGCGATGGGGTACGAGGTGATCCCCTTCAAGAAGACCGAGGAGTCCGTCCTCGCCAACGTGCCGAGGGAGGTGCCGCTCACCGTCACCGCCTCGCCCGCCAAGGGCCAGGACGCGACGGTCGAGCTGGCCGTGTCGCTCGTCGGCCACGGCTACACCGTGGCCCCGCACCTGTCCGCCCAGCAGGTACGCGATCGGGCCCACCTGGCCGACGTCGTGGCGCGCTGCCGCGAAGCCGGCATCACCGACGTCTTCGTCGTCGGCGGGGACCGTGCCGACACCCCCACCCAGTTCACGGACGCGCTCTCCCTGCTGCGCGCGCTGCACGAGCTGGACCACGGGTTCACCGAGATCGGCATCGGTGGCCATCCCGAGGGGCACCCCGAGGTCGGGCCGGACGTGCTGTTCCAGGCGCTCGAGGACAAGGCGTCGATGGCCACCCACATCAAGACGCAGATCGTCTTCGACCCGAAGGTCATCCTCGCCTGGGCCCGGGAGCTCAAGCGGCGGCGCATCGACCTGCCGGTGCACGTCGGCGTCCCGGGAGCGGTGACCCGGCAGAAGCTGCTGCGGGTCTCCGGCGGCCTGGGCATCGGCGAGTCCGCGAAGTTCCTGAAGAAGCAGCAGAACCTGTTCTGGCGCTTCTTCGTGCCAGGTGGCTACAGCCCGGACACGATCATCCGAGGCCTGGCGCCGCACATCGGCAAGCCGGACAACGCCATCGCGGGCTTCCACGTCTTCACCTTCAACGACCTCGAGCCCACCGAGGCCTGGCGCACGCGCACGCTGCAGAACCTGTCCTGA